A single region of the Yersinia entomophaga genome encodes:
- the rplA gene encoding 50S ribosomal protein L1 produces the protein MAKLTKRMRVIRDKVDVTKQYDINEAVALLKELATAKFVESVDVAVNLGIDARKSDQNVRGATVLPHGTGRSVRVAVFAQGANAEAAKEAGAELVGMDDLADQIKKGEMNFDVVIASPDAMRVVGQLGQILGPRGLMPNPKVGTVTPNVAEAVKNAKAGQVRYRNDKNGIIHTTIGKVDFDADKLKENLESLVVALKKAKPATAKGVYIKKISLSTTMGAGVAIDQSGLTAVVN, from the coding sequence ATGGCTAAGCTGACCAAGCGCATGCGCGTGATCCGTGACAAAGTTGATGTGACTAAGCAATACGATATCAACGAAGCTGTTGCCCTGCTGAAAGAGCTGGCTACTGCTAAATTCGTAGAAAGCGTTGACGTTGCCGTTAACCTCGGTATCGACGCTCGTAAATCTGATCAAAACGTCCGTGGCGCAACTGTATTGCCACACGGTACCGGCCGTTCTGTTCGCGTCGCTGTATTTGCTCAAGGCGCCAACGCCGAAGCAGCAAAAGAAGCTGGTGCTGAGCTGGTAGGTATGGACGACCTGGCTGATCAAATCAAGAAAGGCGAAATGAACTTCGACGTCGTAATCGCATCTCCAGATGCAATGCGCGTTGTTGGTCAATTGGGCCAAATCTTGGGCCCACGTGGCCTGATGCCAAACCCGAAAGTGGGTACCGTTACTCCTAACGTTGCTGAAGCAGTTAAGAATGCTAAAGCAGGTCAGGTTCGTTATCGCAACGACAAAAACGGTATTATCCACACTACCATCGGTAAAGTTGACTTTGACGCTGACAAGCTGAAAGAAAACTTGGAATCCCTGGTAGTTGCGCTGAAGAAGGCTAAGCCTGCTACAGCGAAAGGCGTTTACATCAAGAAAATCAGCCTGTCCACCACCATGGGCGCCGGCGTTGCTATTGATCAAAGCGGCCTGACTGCAGTAGTGAACTAA
- the rplL gene encoding 50S ribosomal protein L7/L12, whose translation MSTITKDQILEGVAALSVMEIVELISAMEEKFGVSAAAVAAGPAAAAEVVEEKTEFDVILKAIGANKVAVIKAVRGATGLGLKEAKDLTESAPAALKEGVSKDDAEALKKALEEAGAEVEIK comes from the coding sequence ATGTCAACTATCACTAAAGACCAAATTCTGGAAGGCGTTGCAGCTCTGTCTGTAATGGAAATCGTTGAACTGATCTCCGCTATGGAAGAGAAATTCGGCGTTTCAGCTGCTGCTGTTGCTGCAGGTCCTGCTGCTGCTGCTGAAGTTGTAGAAGAGAAAACTGAATTCGACGTTATCTTGAAAGCAATCGGCGCTAACAAAGTTGCGGTAATCAAAGCTGTACGTGGCGCAACTGGCCTGGGCTTGAAAGAAGCTAAAGATCTGACTGAGTCAGCGCCAGCTGCTCTGAAAGAAGGCGTGAGCAAAGACGACGCTGAAGCACTGAAAAAAGCACTGGAAGAAGCTGGTGCAGAAGTTGAAATTAAATAA
- the rpoB gene encoding DNA-directed RNA polymerase subunit beta: protein MVYSYTEKKRIRKDFGKRPQVLDIPYLLSIQLDSFQKFIEQDPEGQHGLEAAFRSVFPIQSYSGNSELQYVSYRLGEPVFDVKECQIRGVTYSAPLRVKLRLVIYEREAPEGTVKDIKEQEVYMGEIPLMTENGTFVINGTERVIVSQLHRSPGVFFDSDKGKTHSSGKVLYNARIIPYRGSWLDFEFDPKDNLFVRIDRRRKLPATIILRALNFTTEQILDLFFDKVVFEIRDNKLQMELVPERLRGETASFDIEANGKVYVEKARRITARHIRQLEKDGVDRIEVPVEYIAGKVVAKDYIDENTGELICAANMELSLDLLAKLSQAGHKRIETLFTNDLDHGAYISETLRVDPTSDRLSALVEIYRMMRPGEPPTREAAENLFENLFFSEDRYDLSAVGRMKFNRSLLRDEIEGSGILSKEDITEVMKKLIDIRNGKGEVDDIDHLGNRRIRSVGEMAENQFRVGLVRVERAVKERLSLGDLDTLMPQDMINAKPISAAVKEFFGSSQLSQFMDQNNPLSEITHKRRISALGPGGLTRERAGFEVRDVHPTHYGRVCPIETPEGPNIGLINSLSVYAQTNEYGFLETPYRRVRDGVVTDEINYLSAIEEGNFVIAQANSNLDEDGRFIEDLVTCRSKGESSLFSRDQVDYMDVSTQQVVSVGASLIPFLEHDDANRALMGANMQRQAVPTLRADKPLVGTGMERAVAVDSGVTSVAKRGGTVQYVDASRIVIKVNEDEMYPGEAGIDIYNLTKYTRSNQNTCINQMPCVNLGEPIERGDVLADGPSTDLGELALGQNMRVAFMPWNGYNFEDSILVSERVVQEDRFTTIHIQELACVSRDTKLGPEEITADIPNVGEAALSKLDESGIVYIGAEVTGGDILVGKVTPKGETQLTPEEKLLRAIFGEKASDVKDSSLRVPNGVSGTVIDVQVFTRDGVEKDKRALEIEEMQLKQAKKDLTEELQILEAGLFARIHAVLVSGGIEADKLSKLPRDRWLELGLTDEDKQNQLEQLAEQYDEMKSEFEKKMDAKRRKITQGDDLAPGVLKIVKVYLAVKRQIQPGDKMAGRHGNKGVISKINPIEDMPYDENGTPVDIVLNPLGVPSRMNIGQILETHLGMAAKGIGEKINAMLKKQEDVAKLREFIQKAYDLGDNVCQKVDLNTFTDDEVMRLAENLKKGMPIATPVFDGAKETEIKELLKLGGLPTSGQITLFDGRTGEQFERQVTVGYMYMLKLNHLVDDKMHARSTGSYSLVTQQPLGGKAQFGGQRFGEMEVWALEAYGAAYTLQEMLTVKSDDVNGRTKMYKNIVDGDHRMEPGMPESFNVLLKEIRSLGINIELEEE from the coding sequence ATGGTTTACTCCTATACCGAGAAAAAACGTATTCGTAAGGATTTTGGTAAACGTCCACAAGTTTTGGACATACCTTATCTCCTTTCTATCCAACTTGACTCGTTCCAGAAATTTATCGAGCAAGATCCAGAAGGACAGCACGGCCTAGAAGCGGCATTCCGTTCTGTTTTTCCAATCCAGAGCTACAGTGGCAATTCGGAGCTGCAATACGTTAGCTACCGTCTTGGTGAGCCAGTGTTTGACGTCAAAGAGTGCCAGATCCGTGGCGTGACGTATTCAGCACCGCTGCGCGTTAAGCTGCGTCTGGTTATCTATGAGCGGGAAGCTCCTGAAGGTACGGTTAAAGACATCAAGGAACAAGAAGTCTACATGGGTGAAATTCCACTCATGACCGAGAATGGTACCTTTGTGATTAACGGTACTGAGAGGGTTATCGTATCTCAGCTTCACCGTAGTCCTGGTGTATTCTTTGACAGTGATAAGGGTAAAACCCATTCATCGGGTAAAGTGCTGTATAACGCACGTATTATCCCTTATCGCGGTTCATGGTTAGATTTCGAGTTTGACCCGAAAGATAACCTCTTTGTGCGTATTGACCGTCGCCGTAAATTACCTGCGACCATCATTCTGCGTGCATTGAACTTTACCACTGAACAGATCCTTGACCTGTTCTTTGATAAAGTTGTGTTCGAAATTCGTGATAACAAGCTGCAGATGGAGCTGGTTCCAGAGCGTCTGCGCGGTGAAACAGCTTCCTTTGACATCGAAGCTAATGGCAAGGTTTATGTCGAGAAAGCTCGCCGTATTACCGCTCGTCATATCCGTCAGCTTGAAAAAGACGGTGTGGATCGCATCGAAGTTCCGGTTGAATACATTGCCGGTAAAGTGGTCGCTAAAGACTATATCGATGAGAACACTGGCGAACTGATCTGTGCAGCCAACATGGAGCTGTCACTGGATCTGCTGGCGAAACTGAGCCAGGCTGGTCACAAACGCATTGAAACTCTGTTCACCAATGACCTGGATCACGGTGCTTATATCTCCGAGACCCTGCGCGTTGACCCAACCAGCGATCGCTTAAGCGCTCTGGTTGAGATCTATCGCATGATGCGTCCTGGTGAGCCACCAACTCGCGAAGCAGCTGAAAATCTGTTTGAGAACCTGTTCTTCTCTGAAGACCGCTACGATCTGTCTGCGGTTGGCCGGATGAAGTTCAACCGTTCACTGCTGCGTGACGAGATCGAAGGTTCCGGTATCCTGAGCAAAGAAGACATCACTGAAGTGATGAAGAAGCTCATCGATATCCGTAACGGTAAAGGCGAAGTGGATGATATCGACCACTTAGGCAACCGTCGTATTCGTTCCGTTGGTGAAATGGCTGAAAACCAGTTCCGTGTAGGTCTGGTTCGCGTTGAGCGTGCTGTTAAAGAGCGTTTGTCTCTTGGCGACCTCGACACGCTGATGCCTCAGGACATGATCAACGCCAAGCCTATTTCGGCGGCGGTGAAAGAGTTCTTCGGTTCCAGCCAGCTGTCCCAATTTATGGACCAGAACAACCCGTTGTCTGAAATCACGCATAAGCGTCGTATTTCTGCATTGGGCCCGGGCGGTTTGACCCGTGAGCGTGCTGGCTTTGAAGTTCGAGACGTTCATCCGACTCACTACGGTCGTGTATGTCCAATCGAAACGCCAGAAGGTCCAAACATCGGTCTGATCAACTCCTTGTCCGTGTACGCACAGACCAATGAGTATGGTTTCCTGGAAACTCCGTATCGTCGCGTGCGTGACGGTGTGGTGACTGATGAAATCAACTATCTGTCTGCTATTGAAGAAGGCAACTTCGTTATCGCTCAGGCGAACTCCAACCTGGACGAAGACGGCCGCTTCATCGAAGACTTAGTCACTTGTCGTAGCAAAGGCGAATCCAGCCTGTTTAGCCGCGATCAGGTTGACTATATGGACGTTTCCACTCAGCAGGTGGTGTCCGTTGGTGCTTCTCTGATTCCATTCCTAGAACACGATGACGCCAACCGCGCCTTGATGGGTGCGAACATGCAACGTCAGGCGGTTCCTACTCTGCGTGCTGATAAGCCGCTGGTTGGTACCGGTATGGAACGTGCTGTAGCGGTTGACTCCGGGGTAACCTCCGTAGCCAAACGTGGCGGTACCGTTCAGTACGTAGATGCATCCCGTATCGTCATTAAAGTTAACGAAGACGAGATGTACCCAGGCGAAGCAGGTATTGATATTTATAACCTGACTAAGTACACCCGTTCCAACCAGAACACCTGTATCAACCAGATGCCGTGTGTGAATCTCGGTGAGCCAATCGAGCGCGGCGACGTGCTGGCAGATGGCCCATCAACAGACCTGGGTGAGCTGGCGCTGGGTCAGAACATGCGCGTAGCCTTCATGCCTTGGAACGGTTACAACTTCGAAGACTCCATCTTGGTCTCCGAGCGTGTGGTTCAAGAAGATCGCTTCACCACTATCCATATTCAGGAATTGGCATGTGTGTCTCGTGACACCAAGCTGGGGCCTGAAGAGATCACTGCCGACATCCCTAACGTGGGTGAAGCTGCGCTCTCCAAACTGGATGAATCCGGTATCGTGTATATCGGTGCTGAAGTCACCGGCGGCGACATTCTGGTTGGTAAGGTAACACCTAAAGGTGAAACCCAGCTGACTCCAGAAGAGAAGCTGTTACGTGCGATCTTCGGTGAGAAAGCGTCTGATGTTAAAGACTCTTCTCTGCGTGTACCAAACGGCGTTTCCGGTACGGTTATCGACGTGCAAGTCTTTACTCGCGATGGCGTAGAAAAAGACAAGCGCGCGTTGGAAATCGAAGAAATGCAGCTGAAGCAGGCTAAGAAAGACCTGACTGAAGAATTGCAGATTCTGGAAGCTGGCCTGTTTGCACGTATCCACGCCGTGCTGGTTTCTGGTGGTATCGAAGCTGACAAGCTGAGCAAACTGCCACGTGACCGCTGGTTGGAACTGGGCCTGACCGACGAAGACAAGCAAAACCAGCTGGAACAGCTGGCAGAGCAGTACGACGAAATGAAATCCGAATTCGAGAAGAAGATGGATGCCAAGCGTCGTAAAATCACCCAAGGCGATGATCTGGCACCGGGCGTGCTGAAAATCGTTAAAGTGTATCTGGCCGTTAAACGTCAGATTCAACCGGGTGACAAGATGGCAGGTCGTCACGGTAACAAAGGTGTTATCTCCAAGATCAACCCGATCGAAGATATGCCTTACGATGAAAACGGTACGCCGGTAGACATCGTTCTGAACCCGCTGGGCGTACCTTCGCGTATGAACATCGGTCAGATTCTGGAAACCCACTTGGGGATGGCAGCTAAAGGTATCGGCGAGAAGATCAACGCCATGCTGAAGAAGCAGGAAGACGTTGCCAAACTGCGTGAGTTCATCCAGAAAGCATACGATCTGGGCGACAACGTTTGTCAGAAAGTTGATTTGAACACCTTTACCGATGACGAAGTTATGCGTCTGGCTGAGAACCTGAAAAAAGGTATGCCAATCGCAACACCAGTCTTCGATGGTGCGAAAGAGACTGAAATCAAGGAACTGTTAAAGCTGGGTGGCCTGCCAACTTCTGGTCAGATTACCTTGTTTGACGGCCGTACCGGTGAGCAGTTCGAGCGCCAGGTTACTGTCGGCTACATGTACATGCTGAAACTGAACCACTTGGTTGATGACAAAATGCATGCGCGTTCTACCGGTTCTTACAGCTTGGTTACTCAGCAGCCGCTGGGTGGTAAAGCTCAGTTCGGTGGTCAGCGCTTCGGTGAGATGGAAGTGTGGGCGTTGGAAGCTTATGGCGCCGCGTACACCTTGCAGGAAATGCTTACCGTCAAGTCCGACGATGTAAACGGCCGTACCAAGATGTATAAAAACATCGTGGATGGCGATCACCGTATGGAACCAGGCATGCCGGAATCCTTCAACGTATTGTTGAAAGAAATCCGCTCGCTGGGCATCAATATCGAGCTGGAAGAAGAGTAA
- a CDS encoding GNAT family N-acetyltransferase, which produces MKIVLLNAATLPIYRNELALLLIDAVTHGASIGYSSQHLPAEEAEQYFHSLRPAIATRELMLWIARDESGVIGTVQLSLCQKDNGLNRAEVQKLLVHSRCRRVGIGQKLMHEVEETAYQLHRGLLYLDTQTGSSAESFYKAQGYRCIGEIPDYACTPSGSYHPTSIYYKRLFAANQSYSSIVGQIAHPSGVKNIHGAINSLN; this is translated from the coding sequence ATGAAAATCGTTTTGTTAAACGCAGCGACTCTACCTATTTATCGCAATGAATTGGCGCTTCTATTGATTGATGCGGTCACCCATGGCGCATCTATTGGTTATAGCTCTCAACATTTACCAGCTGAAGAAGCAGAACAGTATTTTCATAGCTTGCGTCCTGCCATTGCCACCAGAGAGTTAATGCTGTGGATTGCCCGTGATGAATCAGGCGTTATTGGCACTGTCCAACTAAGTTTATGCCAGAAGGACAACGGTCTTAATCGAGCAGAAGTGCAGAAGCTTTTGGTACACAGTCGCTGCCGGCGAGTGGGCATTGGACAAAAATTGATGCATGAGGTTGAAGAAACGGCATACCAACTTCACCGCGGTTTGCTTTATCTAGATACGCAAACAGGTTCATCTGCTGAATCATTTTATAAAGCGCAGGGATACCGTTGCATAGGTGAAATCCCTGACTATGCCTGTACACCAAGCGGTAGCTACCACCCAACGTCGATTTATTACAAGCGGCTATTTGCGGCAAATCAGTCATATAGTTCAATTGTCGGCCAAATTGCGCATCCCAGTGGGGTGAAAAATATCCACGGTGCCATAAACAGTCTTAATTGA
- the rplJ gene encoding 50S ribosomal protein L10, whose protein sequence is MALNLQGKQAIVAEVKEVAKGALSAVVADSRGVTVDKMTELRKAGREAGVHMQVVRNTLLSRAVEGTPFECLKDTFVGPTLIAFSSEHPGAAARLFKDFAKANAKFEVKAAAFEGELIPAAQIDRLATLPTYEEAIARLMGTMKEAAAGKLVRTLAALRDQKEAEAA, encoded by the coding sequence ATGGCACTAAATCTTCAAGGCAAACAAGCGATTGTTGCTGAAGTTAAAGAAGTAGCCAAAGGTGCGCTGTCTGCGGTTGTTGCGGATTCCCGTGGCGTAACCGTTGATAAAATGACTGAACTGCGTAAAGCAGGTCGTGAAGCTGGCGTTCACATGCAAGTTGTTCGTAACACCTTGCTGTCACGCGCAGTTGAAGGTACTCCATTCGAGTGCCTGAAAGACACGTTTGTTGGTCCAACCTTGATTGCATTTTCTAGTGAACACCCGGGCGCAGCTGCTCGTTTGTTCAAAGATTTCGCGAAAGCGAATGCAAAATTCGAGGTTAAAGCAGCAGCCTTTGAAGGCGAGTTAATCCCTGCGGCTCAAATCGACCGCCTGGCAACTCTGCCGACCTACGAAGAAGCAATCGCACGTCTGATGGGAACCATGAAAGAAGCCGCTGCTGGCAAATTGGTTCGCACTTTGGCTGCGCTGCGTGATCAGAAAGAAGCTGAAGCGGCTTAA
- the rplK gene encoding 50S ribosomal protein L11 — MAKKVQAYVKLQVAAGMANPSPPVGPALGQQGVNIMEFCKAFNAKTESIEKGLPIPVVITVYSDRSFTFVTKTPPAAVLLKKAAGIKSGSGKPNKDKVGKVTVAQVREIAETKAADMTGADVDAMMRSIEGTARSMGLVVEG, encoded by the coding sequence ATGGCTAAGAAAGTACAAGCCTATGTCAAGCTGCAAGTAGCAGCTGGTATGGCGAACCCAAGTCCTCCGGTTGGCCCAGCACTGGGTCAGCAGGGTGTTAACATCATGGAATTCTGTAAAGCGTTCAATGCTAAGACTGAAAGCATTGAGAAAGGCCTGCCGATCCCTGTTGTTATTACTGTTTATTCTGATCGCTCTTTCACTTTCGTTACTAAAACCCCGCCAGCAGCAGTTCTGCTGAAAAAAGCGGCAGGTATTAAGTCTGGTTCCGGCAAGCCGAACAAAGACAAAGTAGGTAAAGTGACCGTTGCTCAGGTCCGTGAAATCGCAGAAACCAAAGCTGCGGATATGACTGGTGCTGACGTAGACGCTATGATGCGTTCTATCGAAGGTACTGCTCGTTCCATGGGCCTGGTAGTGGAGGGTTAA
- the tuf gene encoding elongation factor Tu, translating into MSKEKFERTKPHVNVGTIGHVDHGKTTLTAAITSVLAKTYGGNARAFDQIDNAPEEKARGITINTSHVEYDTPSRHYAHVDCPGHADYVKNMITGAAQMDGAILVVAATDGPMPQTREHILLGRQVGVPYILVFLNKCDMVDDEELLELVEMEVRELLSQYDFPGDDTPVIRGSALRALEGEPEWEAKIIELAEALDSYIPQPERAIDKPFLLPIEDVFSISGRGTVVTGRVERGIVRVGEEVEIVGIIDTIKTTCTGVEMFRKLLDEGRAGENVGVLLRGTKRDDVQRGQVLAKPGSIKPHTKFESEVYILSKDEGGRHTPFFKGYRPQFYFRTTDVTGTIELPEGVEMVMPGDNIQMIVNLIAPIAMDDGLRFAIREGGRTVGAGVVAKVIE; encoded by the coding sequence ATGTCTAAAGAAAAGTTTGAACGTACAAAACCGCACGTAAACGTGGGTACTATCGGCCACGTTGACCACGGTAAAACTACCCTGACTGCTGCAATCACCAGCGTACTGGCCAAAACTTACGGTGGTAATGCCCGTGCGTTTGACCAGATCGATAACGCGCCAGAAGAAAAGGCGCGTGGCATCACCATCAATACTTCGCACGTTGAATATGACACCCCGTCTCGCCATTATGCGCACGTTGATTGCCCAGGCCATGCTGACTATGTGAAAAACATGATCACCGGTGCTGCTCAGATGGACGGTGCGATTCTGGTTGTTGCTGCGACCGATGGCCCAATGCCACAAACTCGCGAGCACATCCTGCTGGGTCGTCAGGTGGGCGTTCCTTACATTCTCGTCTTCCTGAACAAATGTGACATGGTTGATGATGAAGAATTGCTGGAATTGGTTGAGATGGAAGTGCGTGAGCTTCTGTCTCAATACGATTTCCCAGGCGATGACACTCCGGTTATTCGTGGTTCCGCGCTGAGAGCGTTGGAAGGCGAACCAGAGTGGGAAGCCAAAATTATTGAACTGGCTGAAGCACTGGACAGCTACATTCCACAGCCTGAGCGTGCAATTGATAAGCCGTTCCTGCTGCCAATTGAAGATGTGTTCTCTATTTCTGGCCGTGGTACCGTTGTTACCGGTCGTGTTGAGCGCGGTATCGTCAGAGTGGGTGAAGAAGTTGAGATCGTTGGTATCATCGATACCATCAAAACCACGTGCACCGGCGTTGAAATGTTCCGCAAGCTGCTGGACGAAGGCCGTGCCGGTGAAAACGTTGGCGTTCTGCTGCGTGGTACTAAACGTGATGACGTACAGCGTGGGCAGGTTCTGGCTAAGCCAGGTTCTATCAAGCCACACACCAAGTTTGAATCAGAAGTTTATATTCTGAGCAAAGATGAAGGTGGGCGTCATACGCCATTCTTCAAAGGTTACCGTCCTCAGTTCTACTTCCGTACTACTGACGTGACCGGTACCATTGAACTGCCAGAAGGCGTGGAAATGGTAATGCCAGGTGATAACATTCAAATGATTGTAAACCTGATTGCGCCAATCGCTATGGACGACGGCCTGCGTTTCGCAATCCGTGAAGGTGGTCGTACTGTAGGTGCTGGCGTTGTCGCTAAAGTTATTGAATAA
- the coaA gene encoding type I pantothenate kinase: MTKREQSLATPYLQFDRTQWAALRDSVPLTLTEEEIVNLKGINEDLSLEEVAQIYLPLSRLLNFYISSNLRRQAVLEQFLGTDGQRIPYIIGIAGSVAVGKSTTARLLQALLSRWPEHRSVELITTDGFLHPNKVLNERGLMKKKGFPQSYDMHNLVKFVSEVKSGASEVTAPVYSHLIYDVVPDGNKTIKQPDILILEGLNVLQSGMDYPHDPHHVFVSDFVDFSIYVDAPEELLQNWYINRFLKFRQGAFSNPNSYFHNYAQLPETEAIKIATQLWKEINGLNLKQNILPTRERASLIMTKSANHAVESVRLRK; this comes from the coding sequence ATGACAAAAAGAGAGCAATCTTTAGCGACGCCTTACCTACAGTTCGATCGCACACAGTGGGCGGCCCTACGCGACTCAGTGCCTTTGACGCTGACAGAAGAAGAAATCGTTAATCTTAAAGGGATAAACGAAGACCTCTCATTGGAAGAAGTGGCACAGATCTACCTACCCTTGTCCCGTCTCCTCAATTTCTATATCAGTTCTAATTTGCGTCGTCAGGCGGTATTAGAGCAGTTTTTAGGAACCGATGGGCAACGTATTCCTTATATTATTGGTATCGCAGGTAGCGTTGCCGTCGGCAAAAGCACAACGGCGCGTCTGTTGCAGGCATTGCTAAGCCGTTGGCCAGAGCATCGCAGCGTTGAACTGATCACCACTGATGGTTTCCTTCACCCAAATAAAGTATTAAATGAACGCGGGTTAATGAAGAAGAAAGGTTTCCCGCAATCTTATGATATGCATAATTTGGTGAAATTCGTTTCCGAGGTTAAGTCTGGAGCCAGCGAGGTTACAGCTCCCGTCTATTCTCATCTGATTTATGATGTTGTCCCTGATGGAAATAAAACTATTAAGCAACCTGACATTCTTATTTTAGAAGGTCTGAATGTGTTGCAGAGCGGCATGGATTATCCACACGATCCTCATCATGTATTTGTTTCTGACTTCGTCGATTTCTCAATATATGTCGATGCGCCAGAGGAATTACTGCAAAACTGGTATATAAACCGTTTTCTTAAATTCCGACAAGGTGCATTCTCTAACCCTAATTCTTATTTCCATAACTATGCACAGTTGCCTGAAACCGAGGCTATCAAGATTGCCACTCAGCTTTGGAAAGAGATTAACGGACTGAATTTAAAGCAAAATATACTACCAACGCGTGAGCGCGCCAGTTTAATAATGACTAAAAGCGCTAACCACGCAGTAGAAAGCGTCCGGTTGAGAAAATAA
- the nusG gene encoding transcription termination/antitermination protein NusG, whose protein sequence is MSEAPKKRWYVVQAFSGFEGRVAQSLREHIKLQGMEELFGEVMVPTEEVVEIRGGLRRKSERKFFPGYVLVQMVMNDASWHLVRSVPRVMGFIGGTSDRPAPISDKEVDAIMNRLQQVGDKPRPKTLFEPGELVRVSDGPFADFNGVVEEVDYEKSRLKVSVSIFGRATPVELDFSQVEKG, encoded by the coding sequence ATGTCTGAAGCACCAAAAAAGCGTTGGTACGTCGTTCAGGCGTTTTCCGGTTTTGAAGGCCGCGTAGCTCAATCGCTGCGTGAGCATATCAAATTACAGGGCATGGAAGAGCTATTCGGCGAAGTCATGGTTCCGACGGAAGAAGTCGTGGAAATTCGTGGCGGCCTGCGTCGTAAGAGTGAACGCAAGTTCTTCCCAGGCTACGTTCTGGTCCAGATGGTCATGAATGACGCAAGCTGGCACTTAGTGCGTAGCGTACCGCGTGTGATGGGCTTTATCGGTGGTACTTCCGATCGCCCTGCGCCGATCAGTGATAAAGAAGTTGATGCGATAATGAATCGTCTTCAACAAGTGGGTGATAAACCACGTCCTAAAACACTGTTCGAACCAGGTGAACTGGTCCGCGTTAGCGATGGTCCGTTCGCAGACTTCAACGGCGTTGTTGAAGAAGTGGACTACGAAAAGAGCCGCTTGAAAGTGTCTGTTTCCATCTTTGGCCGTGCAACACCGGTCGAGCTGGACTTCAGCCAGGTCGAGAAAGGCTGA
- the secE gene encoding preprotein translocase subunit SecE yields MSANTEAQGSGRGLEAVKWLVVAVLLVAAIVGNYYYRDFSLPLRALAVVVIIAVAGAVALMTVKGKATVAFAREARTEVRKVIWPTRQETLHTTLIVAAVTAVMSLILWGLDGILVRLVSFITGLRF; encoded by the coding sequence ATGAGTGCGAATACCGAGGCTCAAGGGAGCGGGCGCGGCCTGGAAGCGGTTAAATGGCTAGTTGTTGCCGTCTTATTGGTTGCGGCAATTGTTGGCAATTATTATTACCGAGATTTCAGTCTTCCACTGCGCGCGCTGGCAGTTGTTGTAATTATCGCTGTTGCCGGTGCTGTTGCGCTGATGACGGTTAAAGGCAAAGCCACAGTAGCGTTTGCTCGCGAAGCACGCACGGAAGTGCGTAAAGTGATTTGGCCTACTCGCCAGGAAACGCTACACACCACGTTAATCGTTGCCGCGGTTACTGCCGTGATGTCACTGATTTTGTGGGGACTGGATGGTATCCTGGTTCGCTTAGTATCGTTTATTACTGGCCTGAGGTTCTAA